In Bradyrhizobium lablabi, one DNA window encodes the following:
- a CDS encoding flotillin family protein produces the protein MWDLALPVAIGVIVILVIGLMFARLYKRSTRDEAYVRTGLGGQKVVLDGGSVVLPIFHSTAAVNLKTLRLEVARGGPDSLITKDRMRVDIGAEFYLRVKPDSSSIALAAQTLGNRTNDAAELRELVEAKFVDGLRSVAATMNLEELQEQRATFVKAVQDAVGADIQNNGLELESVSLTRLDQSDIKHFNPSNFFDAHGLTTLTKITKEREQERNQIVRTTEVNIAQQDLVARQTTLTIESTKREAELAQQRDIANKTAAMRAQTAQVEQTALQNEAEYRIQQELAVANKQTEANQAKDTRKIEADLAVKRRTTEMERELQIVAQEAAIVVATKSKEQSEAQTIAETARALAIAAEEKVTTARATEVAERDKIINVIAARKAAETNAMPITVMAEAEKQAAANKAEATSVLAKADAAAATTRAAGVKALGQAEAEVATLKAEARNKLSPAMVDYDLGLARINIIPNALAEAVKPIEKISDIRIFDTGSLLGRGGNGANGHGGNGGLGLGDGLASQLLSVSAFKPIIDKILTEAGFAAGPDALTSLTQALAAKQLASPTELSAELPPAAYSVTVASASDAAPSEPAPGAKSRSK, from the coding sequence ATGTGGGACCTTGCATTACCCGTCGCCATTGGCGTCATCGTCATTCTTGTCATTGGCCTCATGTTCGCGCGGCTCTACAAGCGCTCGACGCGCGACGAAGCCTATGTCCGCACCGGCCTCGGCGGACAGAAAGTGGTCCTGGACGGCGGCTCCGTCGTGCTTCCGATTTTCCATTCCACCGCCGCTGTAAACCTGAAGACGCTGCGGCTCGAAGTCGCCCGCGGCGGCCCGGATTCACTGATCACCAAGGACCGCATGCGCGTCGACATCGGCGCTGAATTTTATCTCCGCGTCAAACCCGATAGCTCCTCGATCGCGCTCGCCGCCCAAACGCTTGGCAACCGCACCAACGACGCGGCAGAGCTGCGCGAACTGGTCGAAGCGAAATTCGTCGACGGGCTTCGCTCGGTCGCCGCCACCATGAACCTGGAGGAATTGCAGGAACAGCGCGCGACCTTCGTCAAGGCGGTGCAGGACGCCGTCGGCGCCGACATCCAGAACAACGGCCTCGAGCTTGAATCGGTCTCCCTGACGCGGCTCGACCAGAGCGACATCAAGCACTTCAATCCCAGCAATTTCTTCGACGCCCACGGCCTCACGACGCTGACCAAGATCACCAAGGAACGCGAGCAGGAGCGCAACCAGATCGTTCGCACCACCGAGGTGAATATCGCGCAGCAGGATCTGGTGGCGCGGCAGACCACGCTGACGATCGAAAGCACCAAGCGCGAAGCGGAATTGGCGCAGCAGCGCGACATCGCCAACAAGACCGCCGCGATGCGCGCGCAGACCGCGCAGGTCGAACAGACGGCGCTGCAGAACGAAGCCGAATATCGCATCCAGCAGGAACTGGCGGTCGCCAACAAGCAGACCGAGGCCAACCAGGCCAAGGATACAAGAAAGATCGAAGCCGATCTCGCGGTCAAGCGCCGCACCACCGAGATGGAGCGCGAGCTCCAGATCGTGGCGCAGGAAGCCGCGATTGTCGTCGCCACCAAGAGCAAGGAGCAATCCGAGGCGCAGACCATCGCCGAGACCGCGCGGGCGCTCGCCATTGCGGCCGAGGAAAAGGTCACGACCGCGCGCGCCACCGAAGTGGCCGAGCGCGACAAGATCATCAACGTCATCGCGGCGCGCAAGGCCGCCGAAACCAACGCGATGCCGATCACCGTGATGGCGGAAGCCGAAAAGCAGGCCGCCGCCAACAAGGCCGAAGCCACCAGCGTGCTGGCGAAAGCGGACGCCGCGGCCGCGACCACCCGGGCCGCCGGCGTCAAGGCGCTCGGCCAGGCGGAAGCGGAAGTCGCGACCTTGAAAGCCGAAGCGCGCAACAAGCTGAGCCCTGCGATGGTCGATTACGACCTCGGGCTTGCCCGCATCAACATCATCCCGAACGCGCTGGCCGAAGCGGTGAAGCCGATCGAGAAGATCTCCGATATCCGGATTTTCGATACCGGAAGCCTGTTGGGCCGTGGCGGCAATGGTGCCAACGGCCATGGCGGCAATGGCGGCCTCGGTCTCGGCGATGGCCTCGCCAGTCAGTTGCTGTCGGTCTCGGCGTTCAAGCCGATCATCGACAAGATCCTCACCGAGGCCGGCTTCGCCGCCGGGCCCGACGCCCTGACCAGCCTCACCCAAGCGCTGGCCGCCAAACAACTCGCCAGTCCCACGGAGCTCTCCGCTGAACTACCGCCCGCCGCCTACAGCGTCACGGTAGCATCTGCAAGCGATGCGGCACCGAGCGAGCCTGCCCCTGGAGCCAAGTCGCGATCAAAATAG